A region of Streptomyces halobius DNA encodes the following proteins:
- a CDS encoding hydrogenase maturation protease produces the protein MGEPPVKPPARTLIAGVGTSSLGDDGFGAETVRRLADLPLPPGAEIADDGVRGVELAYRMLDGYQTVLLIDAAVRGGEPGTLHILDATEPAAPACPQAPALDGRPMTPDTVLALLDTLSAGTGGRCPERVLIVGCEPADVEEGIGLSEPVGAAVDEAVSLILDLLDPERAEGARARRGSRGARAAHP, from the coding sequence ATGGGCGAACCCCCCGTCAAGCCGCCCGCCAGGACCCTGATCGCCGGCGTCGGCACCAGCTCCCTCGGCGACGACGGTTTCGGCGCCGAAACCGTCCGCCGGCTCGCCGACCTGCCGCTGCCGCCCGGAGCCGAGATTGCCGACGACGGCGTACGCGGCGTCGAACTGGCCTATCGGATGCTCGATGGTTACCAGACGGTTCTGCTGATCGACGCCGCCGTACGCGGCGGCGAACCCGGCACGCTGCACATCCTCGACGCCACTGAACCGGCCGCCCCCGCCTGCCCGCAGGCCCCTGCGCTCGATGGCCGGCCGATGACGCCGGACACCGTGCTCGCGCTGCTCGACACGCTCAGCGCGGGCACCGGCGGCCGCTGCCCGGAGCGGGTGCTGATCGTCGGCTGCGAGCCCGCCGACGTCGAGGAGGGCATCGGGCTGAGCGAGCCGGTCGGCGCCGCGGTCGACGAGGCCGTGTCGCTGATCCTGGATCTCCTCGACCCGGAACGAGCGGAGGGGGCCAGGGCCCGGCGGGGTAGCCGCGGCGCCCGTGCCGCACACCCCTGA